In Geobacter anodireducens, a genomic segment contains:
- a CDS encoding beta-ketoacyl-ACP reductase yields the protein MSLAGKVAVVTGASRGIGREIALRLAREGADVAVTATTLDSARKTADEIEQIGRRALALAVDVADAAAVEALFASVVAAFGKVDILVNNAGITRDGLLLRMKDADWDAVLDVNLKGAFNCTREAAKLMAKARSGRIVNIGSVVGEMGNAGQVNYCASKAGMIGMTKAAARELAKRGITVNAVTPGFIETDMTAVLSEKVRESLMQQIPLERFGAPEDIANAVHFLVSDMGSYITGHVLSVNGGMYM from the coding sequence ATGAGTCTTGCTGGAAAAGTCGCAGTGGTTACAGGAGCTTCTCGTGGCATCGGCAGGGAGATCGCCCTCCGGCTCGCCCGCGAGGGCGCTGACGTTGCAGTGACCGCTACAACCCTCGACAGTGCCCGGAAAACCGCGGACGAGATAGAGCAGATCGGCCGGAGAGCCCTCGCGCTGGCTGTGGACGTGGCGGACGCGGCGGCTGTGGAAGCGCTGTTCGCCTCGGTGGTAGCCGCTTTCGGCAAGGTGGATATCCTTGTCAACAATGCCGGCATTACCCGGGATGGCCTGCTGTTGCGGATGAAAGATGCCGATTGGGATGCCGTGCTCGACGTGAACCTCAAGGGCGCCTTCAATTGCACGCGGGAGGCGGCAAAACTCATGGCCAAGGCCCGTAGTGGCCGCATCGTCAATATCGGCTCTGTGGTAGGCGAGATGGGGAATGCGGGGCAGGTCAACTATTGCGCCAGCAAGGCAGGGATGATCGGAATGACCAAGGCTGCCGCCCGGGAACTGGCCAAGCGCGGCATTACCGTCAATGCCGTCACCCCCGGTTTCATCGAAACGGATATGACGGCGGTTCTTTCCGAAAAGGTACGTGAGTCGCTCATGCAGCAGATTCCGCTGGAGCGGTTCGGTGCCCCCGAGGATATTGCCAACGCGGTCCATTTCCTCGTGTCCGACATGGGGAGTTATATTACCGGTCACGTCCTGTCCGTTAACGGCGGGATGTACATGTAG
- a CDS encoding 3-oxoacyl-ACP synthase: MMKARIVGTGSAVPSKVLTNFDLEKMVDTSDEWITTRTGIKERRIAADGEYTSTFATQAAERALEMAGVAAADIDLLIVATITPDFPFPATACVVQSNLKAAKAAAFDLSAACSGFIYALAQASNAIRAGSVRKALVIGAEALSRIIDWTDRNTCLLFGDGAGAVVLEACDDGRGVLSTHLHSDGSYWELLYQPGCGNRNPAVQKTLDDRRIYLMMQGNEVFKLAVRAMEDAALEALDANGLTPADISLFIPHQANRRIIDAIGKRLGLPGEKVYVNLDRFGNTSAASIPLALDEANRSGRIKPNDVVVFDAFGGGLTWGSALVRW, from the coding sequence ATGATGAAAGCAAGGATTGTCGGGACCGGTTCTGCCGTTCCCTCCAAGGTGCTTACCAATTTCGATCTGGAGAAGATGGTCGATACCTCTGACGAGTGGATAACTACGCGCACCGGGATCAAAGAGCGCCGCATCGCCGCTGATGGAGAGTATACCTCCACCTTTGCAACGCAGGCAGCGGAGCGGGCGCTTGAGATGGCCGGAGTCGCTGCCGCTGATATTGATCTTTTGATTGTTGCGACAATTACGCCCGATTTCCCATTTCCCGCCACTGCCTGCGTGGTCCAGAGCAATCTCAAGGCCGCCAAGGCGGCTGCCTTTGACCTGTCCGCCGCCTGTTCCGGCTTTATCTATGCATTGGCTCAGGCATCCAATGCAATCAGGGCGGGTTCCGTCCGCAAGGCTCTGGTCATTGGTGCAGAAGCCCTGTCGCGGATCATCGACTGGACAGATCGCAACACCTGTCTCCTTTTCGGCGACGGCGCCGGTGCCGTGGTTCTCGAGGCATGCGATGATGGCCGCGGTGTCCTGTCAACCCATCTTCACAGTGACGGCTCATACTGGGAATTGCTCTATCAACCCGGTTGCGGCAACAGAAATCCCGCCGTCCAGAAGACTCTTGACGACCGTCGTATCTATCTCATGATGCAGGGGAACGAGGTTTTCAAACTCGCCGTGAGGGCCATGGAGGATGCCGCCCTTGAAGCCCTTGATGCAAACGGGCTCACGCCTGCAGACATTTCGTTGTTCATCCCCCATCAGGCCAATCGCCGCATCATTGATGCCATCGGCAAACGCCTCGGCCTGCCGGGCGAAAAGGTCTACGTCAATCTCGACCGGTTCGGCAATACCTCGGCGGCATCCATTCCGCTGGCACTGGACGAAGCTAACCGCTCGGGCCGGATCAAGCCCAACGATGTAGTGGTATTCGATGCCTTCGGTGGCGGGCTTACCTGGGGATCGGCACTGGTGCGCTGGTAA
- a CDS encoding threonylcarbamoyl-AMP synthase: MLLSINPDNPQARLVSHVAQVLGRGGVIAYPTDTTYGIGCSIFSKKGIERIYLLKQREKKKPFSFICSELSEVARYAKVSNYAYRILKRYLPGPYTFVIDATSVVPDLLVTKQKTVGIRIPDNRICIALVKELGHPIVTTSANLSGEEPIGDPLEVERTLGKQLDLVVDGGNLTADVSSVVSLIGDYPQVLRRGIGDVSWCGE, encoded by the coding sequence ATGCTTCTCTCCATTAATCCCGACAATCCGCAGGCACGACTTGTCTCCCATGTGGCTCAAGTTCTTGGTCGTGGCGGGGTCATCGCGTATCCGACCGACACGACCTATGGGATCGGTTGCAGCATTTTCAGTAAGAAGGGGATCGAACGAATCTACCTTCTCAAGCAAAGGGAGAAGAAAAAGCCCTTTTCCTTTATCTGTTCTGAGCTCTCAGAGGTGGCCCGCTACGCCAAGGTCAGCAATTACGCCTATAGAATTTTGAAGCGTTATCTGCCGGGGCCCTACACCTTTGTGATCGATGCGACGAGCGTGGTCCCCGATCTTTTAGTAACCAAGCAGAAGACGGTTGGCATCCGAATTCCCGACAATCGCATCTGCATAGCGCTCGTCAAGGAGCTGGGGCACCCGATCGTTACAACCAGTGCGAACCTCTCGGGGGAAGAGCCCATCGGTGATCCGCTTGAAGTCGAGAGAACCCTTGGAAAACAGCTCGATCTCGTTGTGGATGGTGGGAATCTCACCGCCGATGTCAGCTCGGTGGTGAGTCTTATCGGCGATTATCCCCAGGTGCTGCGCCGTGGGATCGGCGATGTGAGTTGGTGCGGCGAATAG
- a CDS encoding acyl carrier protein → MSSIEKRVKEIVAEQLGVDEAQVTNDASFMDDLGADSLDTVELVMALEEEFDIEISDEDAEKIQNVQDAIDYITEHT, encoded by the coding sequence ATGTCGTCAATAGAAAAAAGAGTCAAAGAGATCGTAGCCGAACAACTCGGCGTCGATGAGGCGCAGGTTACGAACGATGCCTCCTTTATGGATGATCTGGGGGCGGACTCTCTTGACACTGTCGAACTGGTGATGGCTCTCGAGGAAGAGTTCGATATCGAGATTTCCGACGAGGACGCCGAGAAAATCCAGAACGTTCAGGATGCCATCGATTACATCACCGAGCACACCTAG
- a CDS encoding 50S ribosomal protein L32: MAVPKKKTSKSRKNMRRSHDSLTAPAASVCPQCKSPKLSHRACASCGTYKGREVVKTEEI, translated from the coding sequence ATGGCTGTACCCAAGAAAAAGACATCCAAGTCCCGTAAAAACATGAGGAGATCCCACGATTCCCTTACCGCTCCGGCAGCTTCCGTTTGTCCCCAGTGCAAGAGCCCCAAGCTTTCCCACCGCGCCTGCGCTTCCTGCGGCACCTATAAAGGGAGAGAAGTGGTCAAGACCGAAGAGATCTAA